Within the Gigantopelta aegis isolate Gae_Host chromosome 8, Gae_host_genome, whole genome shotgun sequence genome, the region CAAATTAGTGTTGACTGTGGGCATTTACGAATTCAATGCCCATGCTAAACAGTTGAGCGAGTTTGACAATACGTTTTTCAAGATACCATCGATTGTAAATTTGTCCGAAATTCATCTTACCGAAAACGAAGAAAAGGAAATGCTGTTTAAGCATTTGACGCATGCTGGAATAATGTATCCAGACCTCCTGCCACTTTACATATTACAGGAATTCCGTTGTGCCCCGTGGTATCCATACCTATGTCGTCGATTTGTTGAACTTTATCATGAGAATGAACGTTTTCGAGATCTATACGTTGCAGCCATGAGGTTAAAAAAAGATATTCATGCTCTTGTTGCAGACATCCGAAGACTGTTTTCTATCGATAACTACGAAACTGATATGAAAAAAGTGGCTCTGATATTCCTCATCCAGAAGGGTGGTCACATTGCTCTATGTGTGGATGAGAGCCAGAAGGAAGAATTTATAACTGGACATGACATGTTGGAGTCCAATACTACTGATGGCGAGGAGACGGCTCCTGAACTGATATATCGTGTGCCCAGATGTCCCGTGCCtaaaccttcagtggatgttaGCCTGTATGAAAAGGTTAGATTAGACAATGGGATTGAACAACACACCTACGATCCCACATGTGACTGTAATTTACAAAGCACTATGCTAGGACTTTCTGTGAATACATATGCACATGTTCTGCATACAGACACCGATTGGTTCAATAACATGATTGACAAAGACCGCATTAAATTCGCACATGAAGATTTGGACATTGTCCTGAAGGAGGCTGCATCGATTGTAGGGTTAAAGTCATTTAAAGATTCCCTGAAAACAGAAGTGTTAAAGGCATTCTTATTATTTGACGGAACTCTAGTTTCTGTAACAAACAAACACGTGCTATTCAACCACAATGTTTATGACGCCGTTGCTTACGTCATGGGTGAACTTGACCCGAAATTTGCTATCGATCACTGTTCGTTGCGGTTTATCAGTGACAGGCTGGCGATAGATCAGCGTACTGCCCCGttgtacacacacatgtataacatTGTACTCGAGGACGATTCTAGGTCCACTTTGATTGACAGACTTATTCGGGAGATAAAACAGGGTCATCTTGCTTCTCCAATGTCCCACCCAAGTTTGCTGAACAAACACATGTCTGATGATTTTCAGTACAAATTGATCGACATTTGTGATGAAGTAGTTCACTGTTGTGACAAGGGTACAGGCTATTACTTCTTGTTCTGGGCGGCACTAAGGCAACATGGGTTGTGTGTAAAGCTACTGCAGTCAGCACTGTTTGGTGAAACTGAACTTCTACAGGGCTGTCTAGCCTGCTGTCTTAACGgtgatatacatatattgaaTTTGTTGCTGGAACGAATCCCTGACGCAGAAACATCTCTGGAAGTCCCAGTCGGTGATTTTGCGACAGTTCATGATGCAGACGAAGTACTCAGTAGCCTGTCTCCAACTGACGTGAATAAGGTATTGTTCCCTATGGAGAATGTCCATTACCATGGATACCCAGGAAGTCGCATGATCCACATCGCCAGTGCATGTGGCCACGTCGATGTCGTCAGTTGCCTCATACAGAAAGGATGCGACGTAGATGCAGTCTGTCTGGAGACGGAGACGACGCCACTTATGTTCGCCAGCAACAGAGGTCACTTAAAGGTTGTAGAGCTGTTGGTAGAGAACGGGGCGGACATACTACGAGTGAACAAAGAAAATGATTATGGTCTCCACCTGGCATGCAGAGCCAACCACGAGCATATCGTGCGCTTCTTCCTAAACAGCGGTATGGACGTAGACTGCAGAGGGGAACATGGAAGAACGCCTATCATGTTTGCGTGTCGTTTCGGGTATGAACGTCTTGTAAGTTACCTGCTCAGCAAAAACCCAGATGTATATGCTATACCAAGAAAGGATTTTTACGAGAACTATAACCACAACTGTCTGCATCTGGCCTGCAAACATGGCAGTGTTACAATCGTACAGGCCTTGTTTGACTATGGCATGGACATCGATGTGATTTCCTATGACTACAGAAGGACTCCGGTAATGTTCGCATGCCGTCATGGACAACTACAAGTGGTTCAATTTCTTATGCACTGTAAAGCTAATATGACAACGGTTGACTTTGGTGGATTTACCTGCCTACATCTTGCAGCGATGAACGGCAATGTTGATTTGATAGAGTTGCTTGTGAGTACGGTAGGGATGCGTATCGACTGCCGATCTCATAGCGGAACCACGGCACTGATGTACGCTGCCAGTAAAGGTTTCGTTGAAGCTTTCTTTTTGCTGATCAAGCACGGGTCAAACCCCTATGCCATTAACCGAAAGAGGCAGACGCTCCTACACATGGCAGCACGAGGAGGCAGTGTTCAGATTAGCGATTGGCTCCTGCACAAAGGAAAAACACTACAAGTGAATGGGAAATGCAGACGTGGTAGCTTACCATTGGATATAGCTATGGAATTTAGTCGTTTGGAGTTGGCCGATTTATTTAAGAGCTGGAGTGGCCACATGTCTTGAATATTCAATTCACCACTTTGCTGTTCTGtaaataccaaatgttggaaATGTTCTTAATATTAACGCATACAGAGTACACCATCGTGTCTTGTCTATAATAACCTTATGAATATATACGGACCTAACGTAGATGATCCttagtgtgtttttttttaatattctagaATACATTGAAGATTCCTGAAACGaaagttatatattatgtatatattttaacctAGTATTAAACCAATCGTTATGATAgtatcagactgtcaactgttacgACGAAATTAGCCAACTGAACGGTTGCATTGTAATtgccccaactcccgacttggACGATATtctgatatttttatatataaaaccttgatatttttaactttaagaCGTCAATTAAAA harbors:
- the LOC121378968 gene encoding uncharacterized protein LOC121378968 — encoded protein: MTEKDGDAPGLSLQRKLADIKSTFLFTNWYGVAKCHMDDMGWVTICGAQRSGKTTHALMLADQYYQDGYEVLVEENADSCGLLQPEEWSKPTCLVLDNILQSDNVTAESLQRYFETLRKLESRVFNAGAFTSDFKLVLTVGIYEFNAHAKQLSEFDNTFFKIPSIVNLSEIHLTENEEKEMLFKHLTHAGIMYPDLLPLYILQEFRCAPWYPYLCRRFVELYHENERFRDLYVAAMRLKKDIHALVADIRRLFSIDNYETDMKKVALIFLIQKGGHIALCVDESQKEEFITGHDMLESNTTDGEETAPELIYRVPRCPVPKPSVDVSLYEKVRLDNGIEQHTYDPTCDCNLQSTMLGLSVNTYAHVLHTDTDWFNNMIDKDRIKFAHEDLDIVLKEAASIVGLKSFKDSLKTEVLKAFLLFDGTLVSVTNKHVLFNHNVYDAVAYVMGELDPKFAIDHCSLRFISDRLAIDQRTAPLYTHMYNIVLEDDSRSTLIDRLIREIKQGHLASPMSHPSLLNKHMSDDFQYKLIDICDEVVHCCDKGTGYYFLFWAALRQHGLCVKLLQSALFGETELLQGCLACCLNGDIHILNLLLERIPDAETSLEVPVGDFATVHDADEVLSSLSPTDVNKVLFPMENVHYHGYPGSRMIHIASACGHVDVVSCLIQKGCDVDAVCLETETTPLMFASNRGHLKVVELLVENGADILRVNKENDYGLHLACRANHEHIVRFFLNSGMDVDCRGEHGRTPIMFACRFGYERLVSYLLSKNPDVYAIPRKDFYENYNHNCLHLACKHGSVTIVQALFDYGMDIDVISYDYRRTPVMFACRHGQLQVVQFLMHCKANMTTVDFGGFTCLHLAAMNGNVDLIELLVSTVGMRIDCRSHSGTTALMYAASKGFVEAFFLLIKHGSNPYAINRKRQTLLHMAARGGSVQISDWLLHKGKTLQVNGKCRRGSLPLDIAMEFSRLELADLFKSWSGHMS